GATACTCGTCCGACTCGATGCGGACGTTCAGGTTCTCGACGTAGGGGACCGTTCCCGTCACGCGCCCCTGCTCGTCCGTTTTCCCGACGTAGTCGTCGTCGTACCAGACGTCGGCGCCGGCGACGGGCTCTCCCTCGTACTGGACCCGCGCCGTCACCTCGCTGCCGGGCGTCGGTTCGCGGTCCAGCCAGATCGCACACGCCGATGTGGAGGGCCCGTCGCCCCGCTCGATCCCGCGGTCGACGCTGTCGTCGGGTTCGGCGTCGCGGTCGCCGTTCTCGAGCCAGTCGAACTCGGTCCACTCGAGCAGTCCGTCCCAGTTGATGTCGAGATTCGGGATGCTGTCGGGGCCGTCGCCCTCCGGCTCGGCCGGGGCCGATCCCGGATCGACGTTCGGGTTCGTGTCCGGGTCGGCATCGGGATCGACGTTGGCGTCGGGACTCGTGATCCCGCTGCCGGCCGGGGCGAGAAACGCCGCGAGCACGATCGCCAGCGCCGCGAGCGCGACGACCGAGAGCTGTCGATAGTCGGGGCCGTCGTCCGTCGGTTCGTCGGGGGGATCTGGCACGTCGTAACACCTCGAGTTGCTGGATCGCCGGCGGCGGTCGGTTCAGGGCGGGATCGATTCGGCGTCGAAGCGGCCGGCCCGCGGAGGGGCGGACCGACCGGTCGCGTTCACAACGGAACGGTGGAACCTGCCGGTTCATTAAGGTATCCACCGCGCCCGATCGCGCTCGATTTTCCACCGAAGTATCTCGTCGAACGTTCTCGGGCCGAACGGCGCCGGTGAGATGACCGCGATGAAAGAGACGATCGAAACGGTCTATGAACGTCGGATCGACGTTCGAGTCCTTACCGTCGGGCCTCGAGTTCGGCCTCGAGGTCCTCGAGGCTCATCTCCTTCATCGAGAGCAAGACGAGCAAGTGGTAGACGATGTCGGCGGCCTCGTAGGCGACCTCCTCGCGGTCGTCGTCTTTCGCCGCGAGCACGAGTTCGGTCGACTCCTCGCCGAGTTTCTCCAGCACCGCGTTCTCGCCCTTCTCGTGGGTGAACAGCGAGGCGGTGTAGATACGTTGCGAATATCCTCGAGTTGCTCGAACTTTTCGCTCTCGTCGCGGCCGTCGGCGAAGACGTCCTCGGTGACCTCGATGGACGCGTTGGTTCGGGCTGCAAGCGCCAGCGAATCGCTCGGTCTGGCGTCGATGACGGTCTCGCCGCGGGGCGTCTGGACGTGGAGGTCGGCGATGTAGGTCCCGCCCTGGCCGTCCTCGCGTTGCTCGATCTCGTTGATGACGACGCGATCGATTCGGCTGCCCAGTTCCTCCATCACGTCCAGGAGGAGGTCGTGGGTCAGCGGACGACCGATATCGTCGGCCTCGAGGCCGCGGGCGATGCTCGTCGCCTCGTTGAAGCCGATGAAGATCGGAACCACGTCGTCCTCGCCCTCGACGGCGAGGACCACTACCGGAACCGGTCCCTCCGGAGTTCCCGCGACGCGAACCGCGTCGATAGAAGCCTGCATATCCTGACCCTCGCGTGCGAGGGAGAAAACATGTCCGGTCGCGAATGCATGCACGCGAGCGCGTCCCGACCGCCGGGCGAGTGGCGCGCTCCGCTCGAGGCCGTTCGGCGGTCGCTCGACTCGATGTAGCTGATGCGGGTAGCGATCTCAGGTCGCCGTCGCACTCGCTCTCGAACGTCGGCGTCGTATCGACCAAGCACTCGAGCGATCGCTCTCGGTGCGTTGTGGGTAGAAGAAACGAAGTCACGTGCTGCCGCTTCTCAACGACACTGTGAGTCCGTAGTTAGTTGCGGACGACGTTCGTCGCGCGGGGGCCCTTGGGAGCCTGTTCGATGTCGAATTCGATCTCGGTTCCTTCCGTGAGGTCCTCGCCGCCAACGTCTTCCATGTGGAAGAACACGTCGTCGTCGGAGTCGTCAGTCTCGATGAAACCGTAGCCGCCTGTGTCGTTGAAGAAGTCAACCTTACCGTTTGCCATTGCGACTAAACGAAGTGGGAATACACGGTTAAGTGTTCCGCATTCGTCCGGAAAATATTCTATCAGTTGTTGGAATATCATTCCAACTCGGATCTGGATGTCAATTTGTCCACGCACCATCGGTTATCCGGAGAATCGCGTCCGATCCGTCGGACTGCCGCGAGGCTTCTGTGGAATCCCCAGTTCGAGCGAGGCGCCGTGCCGTTCGGCGTCGGCCTCGGCGCCGAGACGCGCCTCCCGACGAGGCTTTACGTCTCCTCCAAGTGCTAGCTCCTGTGGATTCTAACGATGTTCGGCGTCAGTGGGCGGAGCGATCCGGCGAGTACTCACCGGAGTACTACGCCTACTACGGCCCGAACGAGACGAGCGACGCTATTCTCCGGACGCTCGAGCGATTCGTCGATCCGACCGCGCCGGTTCTGGAACTCGGCTGCAGTTCGGGCCGCCATCTCTCGCATCTCTACGAACACGGGTTCGACTCCCCGGTAGGGATCGAACTCAACGCCGACGCGTTCGACGTCATGGAGGACCACTACCCCGACCTCGCCGCCGACGGCGAGTTCTATCTCGACGCGATCGAAGACGTCGTCCGCGAGTTCGACGACGACCAGTTCGGCGCGGTCTACTCGGTCGAGACCCTCCAGCACCTCCACCCCGACGCGGAGTGGGTCTTCGAGGAGCTGGCCCGAATCACGGACGACCTCCTCATCACCGTGGAAAACGAGAGCGAACTCGAGGAGCGCGAGACCGAGCGCGACGAACCCGAACACACCGGGTCGACCGATCCCGAAGTGAGCTATGTCAACGACGACTTCCCGCTCTACTACCGCGACTGGAGCGCGATCTTCACCGACCTGGGGTTCGACGAAGTCGACGTCCAGACGGGCAAGCGGGACACCATCCGCACGTTTCGAACGACGGCGGACGCGACCGATCGCTGACTGCCGGGCGACCGCTGCGTAGCGTTCGACCGAAGACTATCGTTCTCTCCGACTACTACTCCCGCTGGCTGACAGCCGATGGGTTCCCCGTGCTGTCCGTGTGGCCCGTCGATCGACCTACCGCGCGTCCTCGAGAGCCGGCACGGCCGCCGCCTCGTTCTCGAAGAACGCGAGCCCGTGGATGCGGCTATCGGGGGTGAGTTCCGGGTGGAACGCGGTGCCGACGACCGGCCCCTGTTTCACGGCGACCGGGCGGCCGTCCCACGAGGCGAGCACCGCCGCGTCCCCGCCGGCGACGTCGTCGATGGCCGGCGCGCGGATGAACACCGCCGGATAGGGGTCGTCGTCGGCCAGTCCGTCGACCGCCAGCGGCGCCTCGAAGCTGTCCTTCTGCCGGCCGAAGGCGTTGCGCTCGACGCCGACGTCGAGCAGTCCGAGCTCCTCGACGCGGTCGTCGTTCGGCTCGCTCGAGGCGACGATCAGGCCGGCGCAGGTCGCGAGCAGGGGCTTGCCGGCCTCGACGTGGGCCCGAATTTCGGGGGCGATTCCCTCGCTGTGGACGAGCCGAGAGATGGTCGTCGACTCGCCGCCGGGCATCGCCAGCAGGTCGCAGTCGGGGACGAGCCCCGACTCGCGGATCTCGCGGACGGTGACCTCGCGGTCGCGGGCCGCGGCGGCGCGTTCGATGGCAGCGGCGTGTTCCTCGACGTCGCCCTGGACGGCGACGACGCCAGCGGTCAGTGACATGCCCGCGGCTAGGGAGGGGGACGGCAAAAAGGTCGCGTCGCCGGTTCGTTCTTCGTCACGCGTCGAACCAAATCGCCTCTTCGGCCGACCGCACCCGGGCCGGGGAACCTGTCGGCCGTACTACTCGAGGGATGGTTCACTGGTGAATACCGAACGGATCGCTCGACCTGGCGGGCGGTTCTCACGGCGGCTGCCGTCGATAGCGCGCGACTCCGGACGGCCGTACGCGCAGCAACCTTCCGTGCCCGAACACAAACAAAATTGTTTTTATATATGTATCATTGATACACGCCCATGATAGGAACTGGCGTATCACTTGGTATCATCGGCTACGGCGCTATACTCCTCATATTGTTGCTGGTAATACGGAAGCGAATGTACGTGATCCCCACGTTGATCGTGGTACCGGTGCTCGCCGCGCTGGTCGCCGGCTTCTCGTTCGAGGAGATCGGATCCTTCGCGGAGGAAGGACTCCAGGGAATCGTCGGTATCACAGCGATGTTCGCGTTCGCCGTCTGGTACTTCAGTATCATGCGGGACAACGGTCTGTTCGATCCCTTCGTCGCGCGGATCGTCGACAATATCATCGGGAGACCGGCGCTGCTGACGGTCGGGACCGTCGGCCTCGCGATGATGACGCACTTGGACGGCGCCGGCGCGACGACGATGCTCATCACGATTCCGGCCTTGCTCCCGCTGTACGACGCGCTCGACGTCGACCGGAGGATCCTCGCCGCGCTCGTCGCCCTCACCGCCGGGACGATGAACATGCTCCCGTGGGGCGGACAGGTCGTCCGCGGCGTGGCGGCGATCGAACCGGCGACGGTCTCGAATATTTTCAACCCGATGATCCCCGCCCAGGCCGCCGGGATGCTCTCCGTCTTCGGTATCAGGGCCGGCGGATCGATCTCGTCGCTTCGTCGTCGACGAGGCGACGAGCGATCGACGGCCGCGAGATCGAAACCGACTGGAAGTGGGTCTTCAACCTCCTGCTGACGATCGCCGTCCTCGGCGTGTTGATCGCTGGCGTCACCTCTCCGGAGGTTTCCTTCATGATCGGCGTCGTCGTCGCCCTCGCCGTCAACGTACCTGACTACGAGCGACAGAAGGAGGTCCTCGAGTCCTACGCGCCCGACGTGATGACCTACGTCGGCATCCTCTTCGCCGCCGGCGTGCTCATCGGCGTGCTCGAGGAGAGCGGGATGATCACCGAGATGGCGAACATTCTGGTCCTGCTCATCCCCGACGCGCTCGGCGCGCACCTCCCGGTCGTCGTCGCGATCGTCTCGCTGCCCGCCCGGCTCCTGTTCAGCCCCGACGCCTTCTACTTCGGCGTGCTGCCGGTGCTGGCCGAGACGAGCGCGGCGTACGGACACGATCCGGTCGCGGTGGTCCGCGCCTCCCTCGTCGGTCAGACCGTCGGCTTCCCCGTGTCGCCGTTCACGGGCGCGACCTACCTCCTCATCGGGCTGGCGGGGGTCGAACTCGGCGAACACATCAAGTTCACGCTCCCGCTCATGGTCATCCCGTCCAGCGTGATCCTCGTCGTCGGCCTGCTGCTGGGAGCGATTCCCCTCTGAACAGGCCGTTCGAACACAGCTAACTTCGTTTTCGCAGTGCAAAACCTCGCTTCCGCGCGCCGGTAGTGGACCCCGTTCGAGGAGCGACGTGACTACTCGCCGTCGCTCGAGCTCGAGCCCGAGCCCGATTGCGCTCGAAACCGAATTCGAATCCCGTCGGGATCGGTGCACTCGAGGCCGCCGGCGCGCTCGTCGACGGCCGCGCCCGCGTCCTCGAGTCGATCTCGAATCCGATTCAAATCTTCGCTCGAGGGGACGACGAGATCGAACCGCGAGAGGCCGCGAGCGTCGGGCGGCGCGGGACTCGAGCGGCCGTTCCAGGTGTTGCAGCCGAGGTGATGGTGGTAGTCGCCGGCGGCGACGAACAGCGCCTTCGGGGAAGCCGTCTTCACGTCGAAGCCGAGCGCGTCGACGTAGAACTCCCGGGCGGTC
This portion of the Haloterrigena gelatinilytica genome encodes:
- a CDS encoding cold-shock protein, with product MANGKVDFFNDTGGYGFIETDDSDDDVFFHMEDVGGEDLTEGTEIEFDIEQAPKGPRATNVVRN
- a CDS encoding class I SAM-dependent methyltransferase, encoding MDSNDVRRQWAERSGEYSPEYYAYYGPNETSDAILRTLERFVDPTAPVLELGCSSGRHLSHLYEHGFDSPVGIELNADAFDVMEDHYPDLAADGEFYLDAIEDVVREFDDDQFGAVYSVETLQHLHPDAEWVFEELARITDDLLITVENESELEERETERDEPEHTGSTDPEVSYVNDDFPLYYRDWSAIFTDLGFDEVDVQTGKRDTIRTFRTTADATDR
- the pdxT gene encoding pyridoxal 5'-phosphate synthase glutaminase subunit PdxT; translated protein: MSLTAGVVAVQGDVEEHAAAIERAAAARDREVTVREIRESGLVPDCDLLAMPGGESTTISRLVHSEGIAPEIRAHVEAGKPLLATCAGLIVASSEPNDDRVEELGLLDVGVERNAFGRQKDSFEAPLAVDGLADDDPYPAVFIRAPAIDDVAGGDAAVLASWDGRPVAVKQGPVVGTAFHPELTPDSRIHGLAFFENEAAAVPALEDAR
- a CDS encoding SLC13 family permease; translated protein: MYVIPTLIVVPVLAALVAGFSFEEIGSFAEEGLQGIVGITAMFAFAVWYFSIMRDNGLFDPFVARIVDNIIGRPALLTVGTVGLAMMTHLDGAGATTMLITIPALLPLYDALDVDRRILAALVALTAGTMNMLPWGGQVVRGVAAIEPATVSNIFNPMIPAQAAGMLSVFGIRAGGSISSLRRRRGDERSTAARSKPTGSGSSTSC
- a CDS encoding transporter permease, which produces MLIAGVTSPEVSFMIGVVVALAVNVPDYERQKEVLESYAPDVMTYVGILFAAGVLIGVLEESGMITEMANILVLLIPDALGAHLPVVVAIVSLPARLLFSPDAFYFGVLPVLAETSAAYGHDPVAVVRASLVGQTVGFPVSPFTGATYLLIGLAGVELGEHIKFTLPLMVIPSSVILVVGLLLGAIPL